One part of the Mariniflexile litorale genome encodes these proteins:
- a CDS encoding SpvB/TcaC N-terminal domain-containing protein: MERNTNQNATSNPKERSYTMLTNERATESNAIQTPEISLPKGGGAIKGIEEKFQVNAVTGTSSFSIPIPLSPSRNGFMPSLGLSYNSGSGNSIFGLGWNLSIPSVTRKTEKELPQYKDEIESDTFQLAGVEDLIPTLTEEGGNWNKKVISRLENGITYKITRYRPRIEGSYARIEKWVRDDNNDTHWRTVSPGNIHSYFGLTQESRISDPNDNSKVFEWKLCRTHDDKGSITNYYYKKEDFADVSKSLNEKNRINNCTQLYLKKVCYGVKTPYYLGDEVPLEDNFLFKLVFDYGEHDNTKPIPKDVDQEKNNWTVRKDPFSSYRAGFEIRTYRMCSRILMFHCFDIPDLPHSPYLTKSLELFYNDKLNLESINDSLEGFSYLEKARQNGHLWDENQNNYSTKHLPDFIIHYQQHEWSTTVRKISKQSAINAPVGIQDSRYLWVDLFSEGISGILTEQAGGWFYKSNLGRGEFSIANQVAPKPSFNGISSGQLALMELESNGIKSLVNYGGEPKGYFKLTTDEEWEPFKSFSSIPNISFNNPNMRPIDLNGDGLTDLLFTEENTLRWYPGAGEKGFEVSQTVFKAIDEEKGPAIVFKDNTQSIFLADMSGDGLTDIVRIRNGEIYYWPNLGYGHFGAKVAMENAPIFDHSDTYNPNFLRLADIDGSGVIDIIYLGKNDFRVWMNQNGNSFTQQPQVINPFPNIDNLTDVSVLDFLGNGTACIVYSTPNPKSDGDSIQYIDIMNGKKPHLMIGYENSCGKEVSIQYKSSTHFYLEDKKEGRKWITKLPFPVHCVWKTRSENKISKLVFTSSYRYSHGYFDPYEREYRGFARVEQLDTEDFNQFRVNEAKNVVEEDLHQPPIKTISWFHTGAFINKETILHQLKDEYFINPLFNEYELPEVPIEETLNIIEHAEAMRAYKGLLLRTEVYAEDNSEQSKYPYSASNSTVRIKLIQPKGENKHASFQVIPSESISYGYDRNPADPHISHSFVLETGIYGNVLKSASVVYPRLERPLAPNDIPDKVWEEQNKHYIVYGEADYTNDIILDTIYRLRTGFETRSYEINGIIQTSEFFFNKQELSDKIETAENLLFEEDFSIGIQKRLTSHSRAYFIKDDLSGPLPLGELSNLGIGHKSYQLAFTKNLVTKYYGTKVNDTMLLDAKYVHSEGDEHWWTQGGVPIHAPNPKNNFYIPIGGQDVFGNPSFVEYDKYLLLTKSTTNALGHQVSATHDYRTLGIVMVTDLNLNRAIVETDELGMVIKSAIMGKEGSADGDTLADPTTRLEYDLFNWENNQKPNYVHTFVREKHGPTNPRWQESYTYSDGGGSTIMSKAQVEPGKAKQWNTITQEVEDIDADPRWVGNGRTIFNNKGNPVKAFDPYFSATHDYESEEALVETGFSPIIYYDAAGRNIRTENPDGTFTKSEFDAWHSKSFDVNDTVKDSQWYIDRGSPNPDTDPEPLDPEQRAAWLAAKHFNTPGVIHTNSLSQAFYTITDYGNGKITTAYSESDLAGRYAKVFDQLNRMVSEGYTNLLGTPIYGKSAEKGERWTFLDVMGRPVKIWDNNLTELRMTFDEIQRPISTFVKQGNEEILFAHIVYGDILPDAEQKNIKGVPYQIYDQSGVVTIKKIDFKGNATEASRTLCSEYKQTVNWQVLEGLNNINDIEAAALPFLETESFNSSVSLDALNRPVSTIFPDGSVMEPAYNEANMLESLKVKLRGQGNFVTFLEDQDYDAKGQRQFVKYGNGLITNYFYNPKNFRLVNLITKHEGDSNTNSLQNLKYTFDPVGNIVYSKDDAQQTHYFNNAVVKSETKFEYDAIYQLTKATGREHAGLGGSNQPSHEPLHFINQLPHANNILAIRNYRETYQYDDLGNILEMKHIAVNGNWTRNYKYAYQDNPLDKTNRLSATNSPNDIPGSFSETYDYDLHGNMTQMPHLNELIWNFMDQLKEVDLGGGGKAFYVYGLGGNRSRKVIERLGGKRLERIYLGSIEIYREYQGNNKKLERSTLHISDNTGRIAQIDTKLLDIDNTDTDNPLGQDLIRYQYANHLGSATLETDHLGTIISYEEYHPYGTSAYRNSKSGVDLSLKRYRFCGKERDDETGLYHMGARYYVSWLGRWTSTDPAGFVDGFNLYRYSRNNPVNYSDPNGTESVSWNTPSWAYTSVSNKEQFLERLNRSDTEITGTVVGGEYDGRRIGIRATATDARIVQDAEGRDFWQTVDDQIVEGSLRFLPDPVEGDSEGTGTGEVVGTTEGTGTTEGAGTTEGTGTTEGAGTTEGAGSTEGTGTTEGTGSTEGAGTTEGAGSGDGTGSGSGTGDTPSDDTIDNPVNTGAAAVSTYDSFLRGSYNNANATASRTARETIREARAAGDSLRAWEAAEQASTARATARTRMQGRVSPGARAVSSAIDEGTGFAESASRYAQRQPGWRPSSGPPRSSRYVYEVADRVAQGVGRSNRLMSGIARGGRVLGPAAIAVGVGISIYNIANAPEGHEGQVIGEEVGATIGGAVGFTLGTMAGVALAGLLLSNPAGWVVIGAGFVFGAIGAWIGSGGLSALGGWIGGLFD, from the coding sequence ATGGAGAGGAATACCAATCAAAATGCCACTTCTAATCCGAAAGAGAGAAGTTATACTATGCTCACTAACGAAAGAGCTACAGAATCCAATGCTATTCAAACTCCCGAAATCTCCCTTCCAAAAGGTGGTGGTGCCATAAAAGGAATTGAAGAAAAATTTCAAGTAAATGCAGTCACAGGAACTTCTTCTTTTAGTATTCCTATTCCTTTAAGTCCTTCCAGAAATGGTTTTATGCCTTCACTTGGTTTAAGTTATAATTCAGGATCCGGAAATAGCATTTTTGGTTTGGGTTGGAATTTAAGCATTCCTAGTGTTACCAGAAAAACTGAAAAAGAATTGCCACAGTATAAAGATGAAATTGAATCAGACACATTCCAACTAGCTGGTGTTGAAGATTTAATCCCTACTTTAACAGAAGAAGGCGGGAATTGGAACAAAAAAGTTATCTCTAGGTTAGAAAATGGAATCACTTATAAAATTACTCGTTACCGTCCTAGAATTGAAGGTAGTTATGCAAGAATAGAAAAATGGGTAAGAGATGACAATAATGATACACATTGGAGAACAGTAAGCCCAGGAAACATACATTCTTATTTTGGTTTAACACAAGAAAGCAGAATAAGTGACCCAAATGACAACAGCAAAGTTTTTGAATGGAAATTATGCAGAACACACGACGATAAAGGTAGTATCACAAATTATTATTATAAAAAAGAAGATTTTGCAGATGTTTCAAAGAGTCTTAACGAAAAAAATAGAATAAATAATTGTACTCAATTATATTTAAAAAAAGTGTGTTACGGTGTTAAAACACCATATTACTTAGGCGATGAGGTACCTTTAGAAGATAATTTTTTATTCAAGCTTGTTTTTGATTACGGTGAGCATGATAATACAAAACCAATACCAAAAGATGTAGATCAAGAAAAAAATAACTGGACAGTTAGAAAGGATCCTTTTTCATCATATCGTGCTGGGTTTGAAATTAGAACTTACCGTATGTGTAGTCGTATACTTATGTTTCATTGCTTCGATATACCAGACTTACCTCACTCACCTTACCTAACCAAGTCACTAGAATTATTTTATAATGATAAGTTAAATTTAGAAAGTATTAATGACTCATTAGAAGGTTTTTCCTATTTGGAAAAAGCCAGACAAAATGGGCATCTTTGGGATGAAAACCAAAATAATTATAGTACAAAACATTTACCTGATTTTATCATTCATTATCAGCAACATGAATGGAGTACTACTGTTCGAAAAATATCAAAACAAAGTGCTATAAACGCTCCAGTAGGCATTCAGGATAGTAGATACTTATGGGTAGACTTATTTAGCGAAGGAATCTCAGGAATACTTACCGAACAAGCAGGAGGCTGGTTTTACAAATCAAATTTAGGTAGGGGAGAGTTTTCTATTGCAAATCAAGTTGCACCAAAACCATCATTCAATGGAATATCTTCAGGCCAGTTAGCATTAATGGAGTTAGAAAGTAATGGAATAAAATCTCTGGTAAATTACGGTGGTGAACCAAAGGGGTATTTTAAACTTACTACTGATGAAGAATGGGAACCCTTTAAAAGCTTTTCTTCAATACCAAATATAAGTTTTAACAATCCTAATATGCGCCCCATTGATCTTAATGGTGATGGTTTAACAGATTTATTATTTACCGAAGAAAATACACTACGATGGTACCCTGGTGCCGGAGAAAAAGGTTTTGAAGTATCACAAACAGTGTTTAAAGCCATTGATGAAGAAAAAGGGCCTGCAATTGTTTTTAAAGATAATACTCAAAGTATATTCTTGGCCGATATGAGTGGCGACGGGCTTACTGATATTGTTAGGATTAGGAATGGAGAGATTTATTATTGGCCTAATTTAGGTTATGGTCATTTTGGAGCTAAAGTAGCCATGGAAAATGCACCTATTTTTGATCATTCCGACACTTATAACCCAAATTTTTTAAGATTAGCAGATATAGATGGCTCGGGTGTTATTGATATTATATACTTAGGTAAAAATGATTTCAGGGTCTGGATGAACCAAAATGGTAATTCATTTACCCAACAACCTCAAGTAATAAATCCTTTTCCTAATATAGATAATCTTACTGATGTTTCAGTACTTGATTTTTTAGGTAATGGAACAGCATGTATTGTTTATTCTACACCAAATCCAAAAAGTGATGGAGATTCTATTCAATACATAGATATTATGAATGGTAAAAAACCCCATCTAATGATCGGGTATGAAAATAGTTGCGGTAAAGAAGTGTCAATTCAGTATAAATCATCCACACATTTTTATCTTGAAGATAAAAAGGAAGGGCGTAAATGGATTACAAAACTACCCTTTCCAGTTCATTGTGTTTGGAAAACAAGGTCAGAAAATAAAATAAGTAAACTTGTTTTTACAAGTTCATATAGATATAGCCATGGTTATTTTGATCCTTATGAGAGAGAATACCGTGGTTTTGCTAGAGTTGAGCAGTTAGATACAGAAGATTTTAATCAATTTAGGGTAAATGAAGCCAAAAATGTTGTTGAAGAAGATTTACACCAACCTCCAATAAAAACAATATCGTGGTTTCATACTGGAGCTTTTATTAACAAAGAAACAATACTTCATCAATTAAAAGATGAGTACTTTATAAATCCATTATTTAATGAATATGAACTTCCAGAAGTTCCAATAGAAGAAACGCTCAATATTATTGAGCATGCTGAAGCAATGCGTGCTTATAAAGGTTTGCTTTTGCGTACAGAAGTTTATGCAGAAGATAACAGCGAACAAAGTAAATACCCGTATTCAGCATCAAACTCAACAGTTAGGATTAAGTTAATACAGCCGAAAGGAGAAAACAAACACGCTTCATTTCAAGTAATACCCTCAGAGAGCATTTCATATGGGTATGATCGTAACCCAGCCGACCCTCATATATCTCATTCTTTTGTTTTAGAAACCGGCATATATGGCAATGTTTTAAAAAGTGCATCGGTTGTTTACCCAAGATTAGAAAGACCACTTGCTCCTAATGATATACCTGACAAGGTATGGGAAGAACAAAATAAACATTATATAGTTTATGGTGAGGCTGATTATACAAATGATATTATACTAGATACTATATATAGATTAAGAACCGGTTTTGAAACTCGTTCTTATGAGATAAATGGAATCATACAAACCTCTGAGTTTTTCTTTAACAAACAAGAGCTTTCCGATAAAATAGAAACAGCTGAAAATTTATTATTTGAAGAAGACTTTTCAATAGGAATCCAAAAAAGACTCACTTCTCATAGTAGAGCTTATTTTATTAAAGACGACCTCAGTGGTCCACTCCCTCTGGGAGAATTATCAAATCTAGGAATAGGACATAAAAGTTATCAATTGGCATTTACTAAAAACTTGGTTACAAAATATTACGGCACCAAAGTAAATGATACTATGTTGCTTGATGCAAAATACGTGCATTCTGAAGGAGATGAACATTGGTGGACACAAGGTGGAGTTCCTATTCATGCACCCAACCCTAAAAATAATTTTTATATCCCTATAGGGGGACAAGATGTATTTGGAAACCCAAGCTTTGTTGAGTATGATAAATACCTTCTGTTAACTAAATCTACAACAAACGCCTTAGGTCATCAAGTAAGTGCAACTCATGATTATCGCACCTTAGGAATAGTAATGGTAACCGACCTTAATCTAAACCGTGCAATTGTAGAAACCGACGAACTTGGCATGGTAATTAAGTCTGCTATAATGGGAAAAGAGGGCTCAGCCGACGGTGATACTTTAGCAGACCCTACAACCCGTTTAGAATATGATTTATTTAATTGGGAAAATAATCAAAAGCCAAACTACGTACACACATTTGTTCGCGAAAAGCATGGACCTACCAATCCCAGATGGCAAGAGAGTTATACCTATTCTGATGGTGGCGGAAGTACCATTATGAGTAAAGCACAAGTTGAACCAGGCAAAGCAAAACAATGGAATACAATTACCCAGGAGGTAGAAGATATAGATGCAGACCCAAGATGGGTAGGTAATGGACGAACAATTTTTAATAACAAAGGAAACCCTGTAAAAGCATTTGACCCATATTTTAGTGCAACCCACGATTATGAAAGTGAAGAAGCCTTAGTTGAAACCGGTTTTTCACCCATTATTTATTATGATGCTGCAGGAAGAAATATACGTACCGAAAATCCCGATGGTACTTTCACAAAAAGTGAATTTGATGCTTGGCATAGCAAAAGTTTTGATGTAAACGATACTGTAAAGGACAGCCAATGGTACATAGATCGTGGTAGTCCTAATCCTGATACTGATCCTGAACCATTGGATCCTGAACAACGTGCTGCTTGGCTTGCAGCTAAACATTTCAATACTCCAGGTGTTATACATACGAATTCTTTAAGTCAGGCTTTTTATACCATTACAGATTATGGAAATGGAAAAATAACTACAGCTTATTCTGAAAGTGATCTCGCAGGGCGTTATGCAAAAGTTTTTGACCAATTAAACAGAATGGTATCTGAAGGGTATACCAACCTTTTAGGGACCCCAATCTATGGTAAAAGTGCCGAAAAAGGTGAGCGATGGACCTTCTTGGATGTAATGGGAAGACCAGTAAAAATTTGGGATAATAATTTGACAGAGCTTAGAATGACTTTTGATGAAATTCAAAGACCCATCAGCACTTTTGTTAAACAAGGAAATGAAGAAATACTTTTTGCTCATATAGTATACGGAGATATTTTACCCGATGCCGAACAAAAAAATATTAAGGGAGTCCCATACCAAATTTATGATCAATCCGGAGTAGTAACAATAAAAAAAATAGATTTTAAAGGAAATGCTACCGAAGCAAGTCGCACACTTTGCAGTGAATATAAACAAACAGTTAATTGGCAGGTATTAGAAGGCTTAAACAACATTAATGATATAGAGGCTGCAGCATTACCTTTTTTAGAAACTGAAAGTTTTAACTCTTCAGTTTCATTAGATGCACTAAACAGGCCTGTTTCAACAATCTTTCCTGATGGGTCTGTTATGGAACCCGCTTACAATGAAGCCAATATGCTTGAATCCTTAAAAGTCAAGTTAAGAGGGCAAGGAAACTTTGTAACATTTCTTGAAGATCAGGATTATGATGCTAAAGGGCAGCGTCAATTTGTAAAATACGGCAACGGACTCATTACCAACTACTTTTATAATCCAAAAAATTTCCGTCTTGTAAACCTTATTACAAAGCATGAAGGAGATTCTAATACCAATAGTTTACAAAACCTAAAATATACTTTTGATCCTGTTGGAAATATCGTGTATAGTAAAGATGATGCGCAACAAACCCATTATTTTAACAATGCTGTTGTAAAATCAGAAACTAAATTTGAATATGATGCCATCTATCAATTAACCAAAGCTACAGGACGAGAACATGCGGGATTGGGAGGAAGTAATCAGCCTAGCCATGAACCATTACATTTTATTAACCAATTACCTCATGCAAACAATATTCTTGCAATAAGAAATTATAGAGAGACTTACCAATATGACGATCTTGGTAATATCCTTGAAATGAAACATATTGCTGTTAACGGTAACTGGACTCGAAACTATAAATATGCGTATCAAGATAATCCATTAGATAAAACAAACAGACTTTCTGCCACAAATAGTCCAAATGACATTCCCGGATCATTTTCAGAGACTTATGATTATGATCTTCATGGAAACATGACTCAAATGCCTCATTTAAATGAATTGATTTGGAACTTTATGGACCAACTTAAAGAAGTAGATCTTGGCGGCGGTGGAAAAGCTTTTTATGTATATGGTCTTGGTGGTAACCGCTCTCGAAAAGTAATAGAACGTTTGGGAGGAAAACGTTTAGAACGTATTTATTTGGGAAGCATTGAAATTTATAGAGAATATCAAGGAAATAACAAAAAACTAGAAAGAAGTACACTCCATATTTCTGACAATACAGGAAGAATAGCACAAATAGATACTAAACTTTTAGATATTGATAATACAGATACTGACAACCCTTTAGGACAAGATTTAATTAGATATCAATATGCTAACCATTTAGGTTCAGCTACTCTGGAAACTGATCATTTAGGAACTATAATTTCTTATGAAGAGTACCATCCTTATGGCACCAGTGCCTACAGAAATAGTAAAAGTGGGGTAGATTTAAGTTTAAAGCGGTATCGGTTTTGTGGAAAGGAACGAGATGACGAAACCGGCTTGTACCATATGGGCGCACGATACTATGTCTCTTGGTTAGGACGTTGGACCAGTACAGACCCTGCCGGATTTGTGGATGGGTTTAATTTATATCGTTACTCAAGGAATAATCCTGTTAATTATAGTGATCCTAATGGAACAGAAAGTGTTAGCTGGAATACACCTAGTTGGGCATATACCTCAGTATCAAATAAAGAACAGTTTTTAGAACGGCTAAATAGATCGGATACCGAAATTACAGGTACAGTTGTTGGTGGAGAATATGATGGAAGAAGAATCGGAATAAGAGCAACAGCAACCGACGCAAGAATTGTCCAAGATGCTGAAGGAAGAGATTTCTGGCAAACTGTAGATGATCAAATAGTAGAAGGGAGTCTAAGATTCCTTCCAGATCCAGTTGAAGGTGATAGTGAAGGAACAGGAACTGGAGAAGTAGTTGGAACTACTGAAGGAACTGGAACTACCGAAGGAGCTGGAACTACTGAAGGAACTGGAACTACCGAAGGAGCTGGAACTACCGAAGGAGCTGGAAGTACTGAAGGAACTGGAACTACTGAAGGAACTGGAAGTACCGAAGGAGCTGGAACTACCGAAGGAGCTGGATCTGGCGATGGAACTGGGAGTGGATCAGGAACTGGAGATACCCCTAGTGACGATACAATTGATAATCCTGTAAATACTGGAGCAGCAGCTGTAAGCACCTACGATTCATTCTTGAGAGGTAGTTATAACAATGCTAACGCCACAGCATCGAGAACCGCTAGAGAAACGATCAGAGAAGCGAGAGCTGCAGGAGATTCATTAAGAGCATGGGAAGCAGCAGAACAGGCTTCAACCGCAAGGGCAACTGCCAGAACTAGAATGCAGGGAAGGGTAAGCCCAGGTGCCAGAGCTGTATCCAGCGCAATTGATGAAGGGACTGGTTTTGCTGAAAGTGCGAGTCGTTATGCTCAGAGGCAGCCTGGATGGAGACCTAGTAGTGGCCCACCTCGTTCTTCTAGATATGTATATGAAGTAGCAGATAGAGTAGCTCAAGGTGTCGGAAGAAGTAATAGATTAATGAGTGGTATTGCAAGAGGAGGAAGAGTTTTAGGTCCAGCAGCTATAGCAGTTGGAGTAGGTATAAGTATCTACAATATTGCTAATGCTCCTGAAGGACATGAAGGACAAGTTATTGGTGAAGAAGTTGGTGCAACAATTGGAGGTGCAGTTGGATTTACCTTAGGCACAATGGCAGGTGTAGCACTAGCTGGATTACTATTATCAAATCCAGCAGGCTGGGTAGTAATTGGAGCAGGTTTTGTTTTTGGAGCAATTGGCGCCTGGATTGGTAGTGGAGGATTAAGTGCCCTAGGAGGATGGATAGGCGGACTTTTTGATTAA